A section of the Meles meles chromosome 8, mMelMel3.1 paternal haplotype, whole genome shotgun sequence genome encodes:
- the LOC123949437 gene encoding olfactory receptor 5L1-like, with protein sequence MKEENCTSMTEFILLGLTDAPELKVFLFLLFLLIYGITVLGNLGMIAVIQVSSHLHTPMYFFLSHLSFVDFCYSTIIVPKMLSNILHRDKAISFLGCMVQFYLFCSFAITEVFLLAVMAYDRFVAICNPLLYMVTMSQDLCMELVSFCYLSGIICSLIHLCLVLEIPSYRSNVINHFFCDLPPLLSLACSDVSVSELLLYILATFNEITTIVIILTSYSLILITILRMRSAEGRHKAFSTCASHLTAILVFHGTILFIYCRPSSGNSVDTDKVATVFYTIVIPMLNPLIYSLRNKDVKAAFRKVVSSKIFS encoded by the coding sequence atgaaggaggagaacTGCACCTCTATGACTGAGTTCATCCTTCTTGGATTAACAGATGCCCCTGAGCTGAAagtcttcctcttcctgctaTTCCTTCTCATCTATGGAATCACAGTTTTGGGAAATCTAGGCATGATTGCAGTGATTCAGGTCAGCTCTCACCTTCAcactcccatgtactttttcctcagcCACTTGTCCTTTGTGGATTTTTGCTACTCCACGATCATCGTGCCAAAGATGCTGTCCAATATCTTACACAGGGACAAAGCCATCTCCTTCCTGGGATGCATGGTGCAATTCTACTTGTTTTGTTCCTTTGCAATCACTGAGGTCTTCCTGCTGgctgtgatggcctatgaccgctttgtggccatctgcaacccaCTGCTGTACATGGTCACCATGTCCCAGGATCTCTGTATGGAACTGGTGTCTTTCTGCTATCTCTCTGGGATAATATGTTCTCTGATCCACTTGTGTTTAGTTCTTGAGATCCCATCCTATAGATCAAATGTGATTAACCACTTCTTTTGTGATCTACCCCCTCTCTTATCACTTGCTTGCTCTGATGTCTCTGTCAGTGAACTGCTGCTGTACATCCTGGCCACCTTCAATGAGATCACCACCATCGTGATCATCCTCACCTCCTACTCACTGATTCTCATCACCATCCTGAGGATGCGCTCTGCAGAAGGAAGGCACAAAGCCTTTTCCACCTGTGCCTCCCACCTCACAGCCATCCTTGTCTTCCATGGaactattcttttcatttattgccGGCCCAGTTCTGGCAACAGTGTGGATACTGACAAGGTGGCCACGGTGTTCTACACCATAGTGATTCCCATGCTGAACCCCCTCATCTACAGCTTGAGGAACAAGGATGTAAAAGCAGCTTTCAGAAAAGTGGTGAGCTCCAAAATATTTTCCTAG